The window AGGTCGGCGTCGAGCGTCACGCGGAATGCGTGCTGCTCGAGGATGCGCATGCCGGGAAAGAGCAGATCGAGCTTCGCGGCGATCAGCTCCTCGATCGGCAGCAGCGGCTCGCCGCCGCCAAGCGCGATGAAGCGCGGCAGGTTCGGCGGCACCTTGACGCGCGCGAACGAGATCGCGCGCTGCTGCTCGGGGTTCTCGAGCCACACCCCGAGATTCAGCGAGAGGTTGGAGATCGCGGGAAACGGATGCGCGCTGTCGACGGAGAGCGGCGTGAGCACGGGCTCGACGTGGCTCTCGTAATAACTCGTCGCCGACTCGCGCGCGCTCGCGCCGAGGTCCTTCCAACTCGCGATGCGGATGCCGAAGCTCCCGGCGTCTACCTCTGGGACGAAGACCGCCACGAAGTCGAACGCGCCGCCCGCGACCTCGCCGCCGGCCGTCAACCCGCCCGCCCCACCCGCCGCATGCTGATCATCCCGCTGCAAGAGATCGCAACAGCGATCAACCATTAGGGAACGCAGCGAACGGGAGGCGCCAACGCGCGGAGCACGATGGCTGACGCGCCGCCACCCGAGCCAGATCGGCTCGGATGACGAACGCTACTCCCAAGCGGGTCGGCCGAGGCCGCAAGCGAAGCGCGCAGCTTTCCGCGGAGTCTTCGGAGCGGAAAGCGAAGTAAACAAGGAAGAGCGCAAGCCCCGTTACTCAGACCGCCCACAGAGGCCGCACACCTCGCCGCCGCCTACATCCCTGCGTAATCCGGCCCCTCGCCCCCCTCAGGCGGCGTCCAGGTGATCACCTGATAAGGATCCGCGATGTCGCACGTCTTGCAGTGCACGCAGTTCTCGTGGTGGATGAAGAGCTTCTTCTTCCCGGGCCGCTCGCCGTCGTCGACCATCTCGTAAACGGCCGCCGGGCAGAAGTGCTGGCACGGGTTGCCGTACTCCTCGGCGCACTGGTCGCGACACAGATCGGTGTCGGCGACGACGAGGTGCGACGGCTGGTCGGCCTCGTGCGCAGTGCCTGAGAACTGCACGAGGTGCTCCTTCGAGAAGGTGAGCTTGCCGTCGAACTCGAACTTCTCCTTCTCGCGCTGCCCAGCCGGAAGCTCGGCGAGCTTCTTCATCTCGTGGTGGCCGGCTTCGAACTTGATGTTGTCGACGAGCCCGCGGCCGCCGGAGAGGAACATGCGGATGGGCTCGTTCAGCATGAAGAACGGGAGACCCATCGTGAAGGCGCCGTGGAAGTTGCGCGCCTGGCGGTGCTCCTCGTACGCCCAGCTCCCGCGATAGCGCTCGGTGTAGCCTCCGAGCGTCGTCGTGGTGAAGTCGTCGGCGGCGAGCGCGTCGACGATCGTGTCCGCGGCCATCATGCCGCTCTTCATCGCCATGTGGACGCCCGCGAGCTTCTCCGCATTACAGAAGCCGGCCGCGTCGCCGACGATCAGCGCGCCGTTGCAGTAGAGCTTCGGCATCGAGGACATGCCGCCGATCGGGATCGTCTTCGCGCCGTATCGCACGAGCTCGGCGCCCTCGAGCAGGTCGCGCATGAACGGGTGCGTCTTGAACTTCTGCGCCTCGAGGTGCGGATCGTGGAACGGGCTCGAGGCGTCGAGCGCGCTCACCATACCGTAGGACACGAGGTTGTCCTGCAGGTCGTAGAGCCACATGCCACCGAAGAACTTCGGCAGGTTCGCGGGGATCATCCCGTGGATCACGCGGCCCGGGCGGTGCTTCTCCGGCTTGACGCGCCAGATCTCCTTGATGCCCGTCTCGTAGACCTGCGGGTTCTCGCCCTCGAGGCCGAAGCGCTCGACCAGCTGCTTGGTGAGGCTGCCGCGCACGCCTTCGCCGAGCACCGTGACCTTCGCGCGAATGTCCATCCCGGCCTGATAAGTCCCCTTCGGCTTGCCGTGCTTGTCGACGCCCATGTCGCCGAGCCGCACGCCCACGACTTTGCCGCCCTCGATCAGCAGCTTGTCGCCCGCGAAGCCGGAGTAGATGTCGATGCCGAGCGCCTCGCACTTCTCCGCGAGCCACTTCGCGACCTTGTTGAGCGAGGCCACGTGGTAGCCGCGCTTCGCGAACATCGGCGGATTCAGCGGCGCGCGAATCGCCATGTTGCCCACGAACAAGTACGTCATGTCGTTCGTGCAGATGTGCTCGGTCGGGAAGCCTTGCTCCACGAAGTCCGGCATCAGCTCCGAGATGCCCTTCGGGTTGATCACCGCGCCCGACAGCATGTGGTCGCCGACTGCGGCGCCCTTCTCGATCACGAGCACGGCAGGCTTGTCGAGGCCGCGCTCTTCGCAGCGCTTCACGAGGTGGTAGGCGGAAGCGAGCGTTGCCGGGCCGGCGCCCACGTACAGAACGTCCACTTCCATCACTTCGCGTTCGACGGCCATGCGATCTCCGAGGGCTCATCCGAGCCGGAAAAAGAGGAGCCACGATAGGAGAGGGGGGGAGTGGGTCAAGCAGGTTCCCGCCGTCGGAGAAATCGAAAAAGCCGAGTCGCGTCGCCGCGTTGACCCGCTTTCGTCACTTCCTTATGGTGCGCCGCCTTTCGCCCGAACCGAGTGCGCTCGGCAGCTGGAGAGAACGATGGCGACGATGATCACCGAGGAGTGCATCAACTGCGGCGTGTGCGAGCCGGAGTGCCCGAACGAGGCGATCAGCGAGGGCGAAGAGACGTTCGTGATCGACCCGGCGCTGTGCACCGAGTGCGTGGGCTTCCACGAGACCGAGCAGTGCGCCGAAGTTTGCCCCGTCGACTGCTGCGTGCCCGACCCCAACAACACCGAAGACGAGGCGCTGCTGTTCGAGCGCGCGAAGGCGATTCATCCCGACAAGGCGGCGGGTCTCGCGCTGTCCGCCGAGACGTCGCGCTTCCGCAAGTAGTGCGAGCGATGCGCATGCGCTCGCGGTGTGCGGTGTTCGCGCACTCAGAGTGGGCGTGAGCGCGATGCGCGCAGAGTCGGCCATCGTCGACATCGCGCGCGATTTCTTGGCCGCGCACCGCGCGCTGCGCGCGATCGGCGCGAGCGAGGCGGCGGGCTCGCTGCGCTTCGACGAGGTGCGCGAGTTCGTCGGCGACGACGAGCGCAGCGTGCTGTTCCGCCTGAAGGAGCGCTGCCACGCGCTGTTCCGCGGCGACGACTCGGAGATCGCCACGAGCGCGCTCTTCGATCTCGCGGTGGGCTCGCTCTTCCACGAGGCGATGAAGCTGCGCGAGCACGTCTATCAGGCCGACGTGTACGCGCCGAAGGTCGCCGCGCTGCGCGCGCGCGGCGTCAGCGACGAGAGCGGCCTGCTCGCCGAGTTCGACAAGCTCGTGCGCGACGCGCGCGTGCGCCTCAAGGAGTCGGTGGCGGAGTCGCGCGTGTTGTTAGGGCGGACGACGGCGCAGTTCCGCGTACTGCTGAGCAGTTACGCGGACAACGGGCTGCTGGCGCGCTTCCTGGTCGAGAACGCGGGCGAGCTCGCGCGCGCGTTCGATCGCAGCGAGGACGCCGCGCTGGCCGATCTGCACGGAAGCGCCGGGGCCGCGTGGCGCCGCGCCGCGTGGTCGTACCTCGCGAGCGGCTTCTTCGCGGAGGCGACGCGCGCGCTCGCCGAGGCCGAGCGGCGCGGCGAGCGCGGCCCCGAGCTCGTTCGCCAGCGCGCGTTCGCGGACGGCATGAGCGCGTACCTCGCGGGCCGCTACGACGCGGCGCTGAGTGGCCTCGAAGCGTGGGTGGGCGCGCAGCCCGGCGGCGACGAGCTGCGCCTTGCAGCGCTCGCAGCGTCCGCGATGGCGGGTGCGAAGAAGCTCGCGGCGAGCGATGCCGCGCTCTCTCAGCGTGCGGCGCAGCTCGCGGACCGCCTGCGCGCGCTCTCCTCGCGCGCCTAGTTGTCAGGCGACGCGTGCGCCCTCTGGCGCGCGTAGAGCCAAGCCGCGCCTCCCACGACGACCATCGTGATCCCGATCAGCTGCGCGCCGGTCAGCCCGAACGCCATCGGCGGATTCACACGCAGCGTCTCGACGGCGAAGCGCCCGACTCCGGCGAGCACGCCGTACTCCGCGAACAAGAACGGGCTCGCTTTGCGGCGCCTCCACAGCACGATGCCGATGAAGATCAGCCACGCGGTCTCGTACAGCTGGGTCGGGTGCACGGGCACGACGGTGGGCGGAGCGCCTTCCGGGAACGCGATGCCGTACCACGCGTCGGTGGGCTTGCCGTAGTCGTCGCCCACGAGGAAGCAGCCGATGCGCCCGCACGCTTGGCCGAAAGGGGCCGCATTCGCGACGGCTGCGGCCACGGAAGCGGTCGGGATCTTGTGGAGCCAGGTGCCAACCGTGACACCGATCGTTCCGAGGATCAGCCCGCCAAACCACACCATGCCGGCGCGGGAGAGCAGCGCCGGGAAGAACTCAGCTTCCCCGCGCAGCGTGAACTCGATGGCGTAATAGAGCTTCGAGCCGAGCACGCCGAAGACGACCGCGTAGATCAGGATGGTGGACGACAGCTCGGGATCGAGCTTCATCTCGCGGAAGCGCCGCGCCACGACGTAGTCCGAGACGAGAAAGCCGATCGCGACCATCACGCCGAACGAGCTGATCGCGAAGCCGAACGGCTCCCAAAGCACGGGGTACATGGCGCGGCACCCTAGGAGACTCGACTGCGCGCGTCATCGCGCGCGCTCAGCGCGCGATCGGGATCGTGACGTGTACCGCGGCGCCCTCGCCGGGGATGCTCTCGACCCACGCGCGCCCGCCCCAGCGCGCGGCGAGGTCGCGCACGATCGCGAGACCGAGCCCGCGCGGACGCTCGCTCGCGGCATGCGCGCTGCTGTGGCCCGCCGCGAAGACGCGTTCGCACTCGCTGCGCGGGATGCCGACGCCGTTGTCGCGAACCGTCAGCGTCGCGACGTCGCCTCCGCAGCGAACTTCCACGCAGATCGTCGCATCGACCGGGTCGCCCATGTGATCGATGGCATTGTCGATCAAGTTCGACAGCACGCGATGGAGGCTGCCGGGCGCGCAGGCGAGCGCGGGCGCATCGAGCGGAGTCACGAGGCGAACGCCCTTGCGGTCGAGCTCCTGCTTGCGCTCGGCGCGAATCTCTTCGACCACGCGGGTCACGTCGGCCAGCGGCTGGTGCGTCGGGTCGGCGGCTGACTCGATCAGCGCTTGGAGCGTTCCTGCGAAACGCTCGATGCGCTCGAGAAAGCTCACCGCGCGGGCCGTGTTGCCGCGCGCAAGCTCCTCGCGCGCAAGCCGAGAAAACCCGATCACACCGCACAGCGGAGAGCGCAGGTCGTGGGCGAGCGCGGCGACCCGGTCGGGCGCTGTCTCTTCCCATTCGACGTAGACGAGCGTCGCGTCTCCAAGCCGGGCGCCGTGCGCGCTCGCCCGGCGCGAAGATCCGTCCGCGTGGGCCAGCTCGCGGAGCTGGCGTTTGGGGCCGGCATGCGGGCCAAGGCTCAGGCCGAGCTCCTCAGCGGGACGGCCGAGGACCTCGCACGGGGTCGAGTAGCCGAGACCGCTCGCGATGCGCTCGGTCGCGGCGCGCACGACCCCCGCGGCGTCGACGAGCACGAGGGGCGCGTCGACGTACGCGACCAACTCCGCGAGCGACTCGAGTGCGCCGGTCGCATCCCACGGTTGCTTCACGATCGGCACCTCGATCGCATCGGCTCAGCAATTGCCCCGCAGACACGCCCGCGGGGCATCGAATCCTATCAACGCGGCATTTCGGGGGGAATCTCAATCACCTGAGCGAGGTGCTCGCATCTCCTTCGGAGCGCAGCCGACCGGCAGGCACAGTCTTTGGGAGTGCTCCCTCGCGCGCCCGTCCGATACGGTTCGACACCCCCCGCGATCGAACGCGCGCCCCCGGTCGCGCGATCGGCGTTGGGGGCGGCTTCGGGAGGGTCTTCAATGACCCGAAACCAAGTACTCCTGCTCGTCGCGCTCTCGGGCTTCATGCTGAGCGGCAGTCAGCCGCCCGCGCCCGGTACGCCCGCCGTCTCGGCGGCGCCGCCCGAGCAGCATGAGCGCATCGTGGCCCGCATCGCTGGCCTGAATCCGCACCTGACGCCCGGCCAGCTGGATCGCATCGAGGCGGCGATCGATCGCTACTCGGAGAAGTATGGGCTCGACCCGGTGCTCGTGGCGGCCGTGATCGAGGTCGAGAGCTCCGGCAAGCCGTGGGCGCGCAGCCCGGCTGGTGCGCTCGGGCTGATGCAGGTGATGCCGCACATGATCCGGCCCATGGGGATGGCCGGGAATCCGTCGACCGTCGAGGCAAACGTCGAGGCGGGCTGCGCGATCCTGGCGAGCAACATTCGGCGCCTGGGCGAAGAGGACGGCATCTCGGCTTACTTCTGGGGCGGCAACATCAAGGGCCCCGGCTACCTGAACAAGGTGAAGGCCGCGCGGGAGCGCTTGCGAGCCGAGCTAGAGGCGTGACCTTGCGGCGATGAGCGACCCGGCGCTGCGGCGAATCGAGGGCTGGCACACCGCGCCGGCTGATCTCGCGATCTTCCGCCGCGTCTGGCTCCCGGCGCTCGAGCCGCAGCGAGTGCTGCTGCTGGTGCACGGGTTCGGCGAGCACAGCGGGCGCTATGACGAGCTCGCCGCCTGGTTCGCCGCGCGAGGCTGCGCGGTCTACGCCTACGACCTGCGCGGGCACGGGCGATCGGGCGGCCGGCGCACGCACGTCGCGTCGTTCGACGAGTACCTCGACGACCTCACCGCGATTCACGAGCTCGTGCGCGAAGAGCACCCGGGGCTTCCGCTCACGCTCGTCGGCCACAGCATGGGCGGCTTGATCGGGCTCGCGTATCTCGCGCTGCGCAAGCCCTCGCTGCGCGGCGCGATCATCTCCGCTCCCGCGCTCGCGCCGGATCGCGCGGTGCCCGCGTGGCGCTTGTGGCTGGCGCGCGCGCTGCGCCGGCTCGCGCCGCAGCTGGCGATGGCGAGCGGCCTCGATCTCAGTGGGCTCTCTCGAGACGAGGAAGTCTTCCGGCGCTACCTCGCAGACCCGCTCGTCGTCCGCACGATGACGGCCTCGCTCGGCGCCGAGCTGATCGCGATGGCGCCGCGGGTTCGCGCAAGCGCCGGCGCGATCGACGTGCCTGTGCTGATGATGCACGGCGCCGCGGACCCGATTTGCATCGCATCCGCGAGCGAGGAGTTCGCCGCGCAGCTGCGGGCGCCGGGCAGCGCACTGCGCATCTATCCGAATCTGCGCCACGAGATCTTCAACGAGCCGGAGCGCGAGCGCGTGTTCGGCGACGCGTGGAAGTGGCTCGAAAGTGAGGCGGGGACATGAGCGCGAAGCTCACGCACTTGGACGAGCAGGGCCGCGCGCGCATGCTGGATGTCGGCGCGAAGGAGGTGACCGAGCGCGTGTGCGTCGCGCGCGGCGAGGTGCAGATGGCCCGCGCGACGCTCGAGGCGATCACGAGCGGAGCGACGCCGAAGGGAGACGTGTTCGCGACCGCCCGCATCGCGGGCATCCAGGCCGCCAAGCGCACCGGCGAGTGGATCCCCCTCGCGCACCCGATGCCGCTCGACGCCGTGGAGGTGGTGCTCGTGCCCGATTCCGCCGCGAGCTGCGTGCGGGTCGAGGCGACCGTGCGCGCGCATTGGCGCACGGGCGTCGAGATGGAAGCGATGGTCGCCGTGAGCGCCGCGGGGCTCACGATCTACGACATGTGCAAGGCGATGGACCGGGGGATGTCCGTCACGGCGGTGCGACTCGTGCGCAAGAGCGGCGGCAAGAGCGGAGTGTGGGAGCGAACCGGCGAGAAATAGCTGGCGCCTCGTGCAACTGCGGCGGAGGTTGCTGGTTCGAGACCGAGCGCATCGGCAGTCGCAGCGAATGCCGCGTCCGACGCTTCGTCTGTCATGATGATTTCGCCGGGCGGCGCCGGAACCGGCAGGGGGGCGCGGTGTCAGATCGCGCGTGGCATTCGTGACCGAACCGATTCTCCCGAGGACTGGCGCGACTGCCGCGCCGGCGGCGGCCGACGCGCAGGCGATCGACCCCGATCTTTCCCTGGTCGCGCGTTGGCGCGCCGGCGACGTGGTCGCCTTCAGCGAGCTCGTGCGGCGTCACCAGCGCAAAGTGTTCGGCATGCTCGCGCGCATGCTCGGCGACCGCGACGACGCCGCGGACGCGACGCAGGAGACCTTCCTCAACC of the Deltaproteobacteria bacterium genome contains:
- a CDS encoding electron transfer flavoprotein-ubiquinone oxidoreductase; this encodes MAVEREVMEVDVLYVGAGPATLASAYHLVKRCEERGLDKPAVLVIEKGAAVGDHMLSGAVINPKGISELMPDFVEQGFPTEHICTNDMTYLFVGNMAIRAPLNPPMFAKRGYHVASLNKVAKWLAEKCEALGIDIYSGFAGDKLLIEGGKVVGVRLGDMGVDKHGKPKGTYQAGMDIRAKVTVLGEGVRGSLTKQLVERFGLEGENPQVYETGIKEIWRVKPEKHRPGRVIHGMIPANLPKFFGGMWLYDLQDNLVSYGMVSALDASSPFHDPHLEAQKFKTHPFMRDLLEGAELVRYGAKTIPIGGMSSMPKLYCNGALIVGDAAGFCNAEKLAGVHMAMKSGMMAADTIVDALAADDFTTTTLGGYTERYRGSWAYEEHRQARNFHGAFTMGLPFFMLNEPIRMFLSGGRGLVDNIKFEAGHHEMKKLAELPAGQREKEKFEFDGKLTFSKEHLVQFSGTAHEADQPSHLVVADTDLCRDQCAEEYGNPCQHFCPAAVYEMVDDGERPGKKKLFIHHENCVHCKTCDIADPYQVITWTPPEGGEGPDYAGM
- a CDS encoding YfhL family 4Fe-4S dicluster ferredoxin; amino-acid sequence: MATMITEECINCGVCEPECPNEAISEGEETFVIDPALCTECVGFHETEQCAEVCPVDCCVPDPNNTEDEALLFERAKAIHPDKAAGLALSAETSRFRK
- a CDS encoding prolipoprotein diacylglyceryl transferase, producing MYPVLWEPFGFAISSFGVMVAIGFLVSDYVVARRFREMKLDPELSSTILIYAVVFGVLGSKLYYAIEFTLRGEAEFFPALLSRAGMVWFGGLILGTIGVTVGTWLHKIPTASVAAAVANAAPFGQACGRIGCFLVGDDYGKPTDAWYGIAFPEGAPPTVVPVHPTQLYETAWLIFIGIVLWRRRKASPFLFAEYGVLAGVGRFAVETLRVNPPMAFGLTGAQLIGITMVVVGGAAWLYARQRAHASPDN
- a CDS encoding HAMP domain-containing histidine kinase, producing MKQPWDATGALESLAELVAYVDAPLVLVDAAGVVRAATERIASGLGYSTPCEVLGRPAEELGLSLGPHAGPKRQLRELAHADGSSRRASAHGARLGDATLVYVEWEETAPDRVAALAHDLRSPLCGVIGFSRLAREELARGNTARAVSFLERIERFAGTLQALIESAADPTHQPLADVTRVVEEIRAERKQELDRKGVRLVTPLDAPALACAPGSLHRVLSNLIDNAIDHMGDPVDATICVEVRCGGDVATLTVRDNGVGIPRSECERVFAAGHSSAHAASERPRGLGLAIVRDLAARWGGRAWVESIPGEGAAVHVTIPIAR
- a CDS encoding transglycosylase SLT domain-containing protein, translated to MTRNQVLLLVALSGFMLSGSQPPAPGTPAVSAAPPEQHERIVARIAGLNPHLTPGQLDRIEAAIDRYSEKYGLDPVLVAAVIEVESSGKPWARSPAGALGLMQVMPHMIRPMGMAGNPSTVEANVEAGCAILASNIRRLGEEDGISAYFWGGNIKGPGYLNKVKAARERLRAELEA
- a CDS encoding lysophospholipase, which produces MSDPALRRIEGWHTAPADLAIFRRVWLPALEPQRVLLLVHGFGEHSGRYDELAAWFAARGCAVYAYDLRGHGRSGGRRTHVASFDEYLDDLTAIHELVREEHPGLPLTLVGHSMGGLIGLAYLALRKPSLRGAIISAPALAPDRAVPAWRLWLARALRRLAPQLAMASGLDLSGLSRDEEVFRRYLADPLVVRTMTASLGAELIAMAPRVRASAGAIDVPVLMMHGAADPICIASASEEFAAQLRAPGSALRIYPNLRHEIFNEPERERVFGDAWKWLESEAGT
- the moaC gene encoding cyclic pyranopterin monophosphate synthase MoaC — its product is MSAKLTHLDEQGRARMLDVGAKEVTERVCVARGEVQMARATLEAITSGATPKGDVFATARIAGIQAAKRTGEWIPLAHPMPLDAVEVVLVPDSAASCVRVEATVRAHWRTGVEMEAMVAVSAAGLTIYDMCKAMDRGMSVTAVRLVRKSGGKSGVWERTGEK